In a genomic window of Lysobacterales bacterium:
- a CDS encoding type II toxin-antitoxin system RelB/DinJ family antitoxin, with protein MLHVRVDDEIKVQAGAALAAMGLTVSDAVRILLTRLVNDQAFPLELKVPNAKTRAAMVEARAMTKSRKTRFRSAGALIDDLEKTNA; from the coding sequence ATGTTGCACGTCCGGGTGGATGACGAAATCAAGGTGCAGGCCGGAGCGGCGTTGGCGGCGATGGGGCTGACCGTGTCGGATGCCGTGCGCATTCTGCTGACGCGGCTGGTCAACGATCAGGCATTTCCTTTGGAGCTCAAGGTGCCCAATGCCAAGACACGCGCGGCGATGGTCGAGGCCCGTGCGATGACGAAGTCCCGAAAGACCCGCTTTCGATCGGCTGGCGCGTTGATCGATGACCTCGAAAAAACCAACGCATAA
- a CDS encoding type II toxin-antitoxin system YafQ family toxin: MTSKKPTHNKRAAPPRPCDFTKAFRKDWERLSRSGRYDLQRLKQVMLLLVANDAPLGPEWLDHPLKGEWADHRECHIGGDFLLIHRMEGQTLIFVRAGTHADLFEE, from the coding sequence ATGACCTCGAAAAAACCAACGCATAACAAGCGCGCTGCGCCGCCGAGGCCGTGCGATTTCACCAAGGCCTTCCGCAAGGATTGGGAGCGCCTGTCGCGATCGGGTCGCTACGACCTCCAGCGACTCAAGCAGGTGATGCTCCTGCTCGTCGCCAACGATGCTCCGCTTGGACCCGAATGGCTCGATCACCCCCTCAAGGGCGAATGGGCCGACCATCGCGAGTGCCACATCGGCGGCGATTTCCTGTTGATCCATCGAATGGAAGGCCAGACCCTCATCTTCGTCCGTGCGGGCACGCATGCCGATCTGTTCGAGGAATGA
- a CDS encoding methyltransferase domain-containing protein translates to MSGYNTRVSTVQLGGHDYRIRSLSDRQQFADPLGRAAKAGISSANWSLFGQLWPSGRLLAEAMSEFDVAGKRVLELGCGLGLASLVLTRRGANVTASDHHPLAEVFLSHNAGLNDLSIPHFHDLQWAVADEGLGCFDLIIASDVLYERDHAVLLTALCERHAQPKAEVVITDPGRGNSGGFTRAMAALGFSMEETRTRFDAKDRPPFRGCLLHYRRG, encoded by the coding sequence ATGTCGGGCTACAACACCCGCGTCTCCACCGTGCAACTCGGTGGACACGATTACCGCATTCGTTCACTCAGCGATCGCCAGCAATTCGCCGATCCGCTCGGTCGCGCCGCCAAGGCCGGCATTTCCTCGGCGAACTGGAGCCTGTTCGGTCAGCTCTGGCCATCAGGGCGGTTGCTGGCCGAGGCCATGTCCGAGTTTGATGTCGCCGGCAAGCGCGTGCTCGAACTCGGCTGCGGCCTCGGGCTCGCCAGCCTGGTGCTCACCCGCCGCGGCGCCAACGTCACCGCCAGCGACCACCACCCGCTCGCCGAGGTCTTCCTCTCGCACAACGCCGGCCTCAACGACCTCAGCATTCCGCACTTCCACGACCTGCAGTGGGCGGTCGCCGACGAAGGCCTGGGTTGCTTCGACCTGATCATCGCCAGCGACGTGCTGTACGAACGCGATCACGCCGTGTTGCTCACCGCCCTATGCGAGCGCCACGCCCAACCCAAGGCCGAAGTCGTCATCACCGACCCCGGCCGCGGCAACAGCGGCGGCTTCACCCGTGCCATGGCCGCGCTCGGCTTCAGCATGGAAGAAACCCGCACCCGCTTCGACGCCAAGGACCGCCCGCCGTTTCGCGGCTGCCTGCTGCACTACCGGCGCGGGTGA
- a CDS encoding DUF3999 family protein, producing the protein MAVAALVAITLTTAPSRASATAAPHDPKLDEFAAVFPLAASGDDGVLQLQLPLAVYQASRTAGLADLRIYNGAGQLLPHALHFPEQRARTEVREQAGTLFPIYADVQTPGNTGGLDLQLRTDADGALVELDVRTNTAQVERDPREAATAVTRPLAALVVDLGPSAANEVLQALRFQIGDSVRDYHARLAIERSDDLKLWDGVAHGTLDWIPGNDPTVRLVSDRIELPRGNGRYLKLRWLDGAPLAFTTILGEWRGATATPDPGLELTLQAQPGRVDSDFVYVTSPSIAASSIGLDLPEPNTVLPVIIGVYREQRGPKPQWLLAPQISSTFYRLNHDGGERRSSRIQVAPMGSAEWVVRPQSAGSTPPRLVLGWRPQTLVFTARGKGFRLAVGAAPEVVRHWNGGAAALAQVAPGFSTREIAQLQSVLIGKPQRPTAPIAPAAASAPTDDADAAARTRRFALWAVLALGLLVLGWMTWRLYSQLGQNAHPED; encoded by the coding sequence ATGGCCGTTGCCGCCCTGGTCGCCATCACCCTGACCACCGCGCCATCGCGAGCCAGCGCCACCGCCGCGCCGCACGACCCCAAGCTCGATGAATTCGCAGCCGTGTTCCCGCTCGCGGCCAGCGGCGATGACGGCGTGCTGCAGTTGCAATTGCCGCTCGCGGTGTACCAGGCGTCGCGCACCGCGGGCCTGGCCGACCTGCGGATTTACAACGGTGCCGGCCAGTTGCTGCCCCACGCCCTGCACTTCCCGGAGCAACGCGCGCGCACCGAAGTGCGCGAACAGGCCGGCACGCTGTTCCCGATCTACGCCGACGTCCAGACCCCGGGCAACACCGGCGGCCTGGACCTGCAACTGCGCACCGACGCGGATGGGGCGCTGGTCGAACTCGATGTCCGCACGAACACCGCGCAGGTCGAGCGCGACCCGCGCGAAGCAGCGACGGCGGTCACGCGACCACTGGCCGCACTCGTGGTCGATCTCGGCCCGAGCGCCGCCAACGAGGTGCTGCAGGCGCTGCGCTTCCAGATCGGCGATTCGGTACGCGACTACCACGCGCGCCTCGCGATCGAGCGCAGCGACGACCTGAAACTCTGGGATGGCGTGGCACACGGCACGCTCGACTGGATCCCCGGCAACGACCCGACGGTACGCCTGGTCAGCGACCGCATCGAACTACCGCGCGGCAACGGTCGCTACCTCAAGCTGCGCTGGCTGGACGGCGCGCCACTGGCCTTCACCACCATCCTCGGCGAATGGCGCGGCGCCACGGCCACGCCAGACCCGGGATTGGAACTCACACTGCAGGCTCAACCGGGGCGCGTCGACAGCGACTTCGTCTACGTCACCAGCCCGTCGATCGCCGCCAGTTCGATCGGCCTCGATCTGCCCGAACCCAACACCGTGCTGCCGGTGATCATCGGCGTCTATCGCGAGCAGCGCGGGCCGAAACCGCAATGGCTGCTCGCACCGCAGATCAGCAGCACCTTTTATCGCCTGAACCACGACGGTGGCGAGCGTCGTTCCAGCCGCATCCAGGTAGCACCAATGGGCAGCGCCGAGTGGGTAGTGCGGCCGCAATCCGCCGGATCGACACCGCCGCGGCTGGTGCTCGGCTGGCGCCCGCAGACGCTGGTGTTCACAGCGCGCGGCAAGGGCTTCCGGTTGGCGGTCGGCGCAGCGCCAGAAGTGGTCCGACACTGGAACGGCGGCGCGGCGGCCCTTGCGCAGGTGGCGCCAGGGTTCAGCACCAGGGAAATCGCACAACTGCAAAGCGTGCTGATCGGCAAGCCGCAACGGCCAACCGCTCCGATTGCGCCGGCCGCTGCGTCCGCGCCGACCGACGACGCCGATGCCGCTGCGCGCACGCGCCGCTTCGCGTTGTGGGCAGTGCTCGCCCTCGGCCTGCTGGTGCTCGGCTGGATGACCTGGCGGCTCTACTCGCAACTCGGCCAGAACGCGCATCCCGAGGACTGA